The proteins below come from a single Rosa rugosa chromosome 2, drRosRugo1.1, whole genome shotgun sequence genomic window:
- the LOC133730559 gene encoding uncharacterized protein LOC133730559: MHVRIVSAHHIDAEIRGAPGEPWWRITGFYGHARTGDRGDYWQLLRDLADLDSLPWVIIGDFNEILNNSEKLGGPLRSERQMRGFRDALGYGDLADLGFQGAKMTWWNSETQIRLDRAVGTSTWSDIFGYSRVKHLSPSDSDHVPILLQASSIPLPKRPKRHSFKFESFWLQHQECDPLVLSNWKAEDGGAPMFVLTRKIINTRCALESWQHDTFRLRQNQMVDIRSRLEAFWKQWAKVTWLQEGDRNPGFFHRKAANRKRKNILLGLFDHEGQWKDDDEGMENIVTSYFSKMFTATDLDVDAINLTLAAIQPCVTSDMNQKLCAPYSEEEVKCALFQMYSTKSPGPDGMPPLFFQHYWEDIGKDVTEAVQNPENMADLRPIALCNVIYKLCSKVIANRLKVFLPYIISPFQSAFVPGRLITDNILVANEVAHFVHNKREGQVGYIALKLDLSKAYDRMEWAFLRKVLERFGFASTWIDVVMQCVYSVRYSFLDRGKPKGLVIPTRGLRQGDPLSPYLFLIGAESFSALLQQKQRLGLLPGIAICSGAPSVNHLLFADDSMLYAQATPEACFQIKDVIQTYGRASGQVVNFHKSSVVFSKNVADCEQDRVANLLGVEVVESHERYLGLPTYIGCKKTATFLYIKERLAEKLKHWQGKMLSGAGKDILIRVVAQALPNYAMSVFQLTKNFCEDLEHMCARFWWGSTDDKRKIHWKKWDDLCHAKEEGGLEEHVTPSYSWRSIFCTRNLLIEGAPWQIGNGNNVLMLRDSWIPNTITHKPQLLGPVQDNLAKVNAEAILAIPLSARSPDDRLTWHLGKQGMFTVKSAYRHAFSKNASTLSLSVVSNQRVWKNIWHAKIPSTAKVNAWRICHNILPTLDRLPSKNVILESQSCVFCNEVETIIHLTRDCAFTREVLSTNLQIAGSCFGGDSDQMDALNWLNLCVRKLSKIDYDQLLHFIWGIWKERNDRVWENKITLARDIALIPSSGKAAIGFLVGDSQGNFLGAVGKVVTRVQSAEHVELLACKEAFGYVMEHGLCPVILETDCLVLKQQVCQEELQNYSILGRLYEDLRQDLKEVNQVRIIHARREANMATHKLAAHAADFDQAFFWSNIPSFIQDRCNRI; the protein is encoded by the exons ATGCATGTGCGTATTGTCTCTGCGCATCACATCGACGCAGAAATTAGGGGTGCACCTGGTGAACCGTGGTGGAGAATAACAGGGTTCTATGGTCATGCAAGGACAGGAGATCGTGGGGATTATTGGCAACTTCTCCGTGATTTGGCTGATTTAGATTCTCTTCCTTGGGTGATAATTGGCGACTTTAATGAAATACTGAACAATAGTGAGAAGTTAGGAGGGCCTTTGCGTAGTGAAAGACAGATGCGGGGTTTTCGTGATGCATTGGGATATGGTGATCTTGCTGATCTAGGGTTTCAGGGTGCAAAGATGACCTGGTGGAATTCTGAGACTCAAATACGTTTGGATCGAGCAGTTGGTACCTCTACATGGAGTGACATCTTTGGTTATTCAAGGGTGAAGCACTTGTCGCCCAGTGATTCTGACCACGTTCCCATTCTGTTACAAGCTAGTTCTATACCTCTGCCCAAGCGTCCTAAGCGGCACAGTTTTAAATTCGAGTCCTTTTGGTTGCAGCACCAAGAGTGTGATCCTCTTGTGTTATCTAATTGGAAAGCAGAAGATGGaggtgctcctatgtttgtacTAACAAGAAAGATCATTAACACGAGATGTGCCTTGGAATCTTGGCAGCATGATACATTTAGACTGCGTCAAAATCAGATGGTGGATATTCGGAGCAGATTGGAA GCATTTTGGAAGCAATGGGCCAAGGTTACTTGGTTGCAAGAGGGTGATAGAAATCCGGGTTTCTTTCACAGGAAGGCAGCTAATCGGAAGCGTAAAAATATTTTGTTGGGACTGTTTGATCATGAGGGGCAATggaaagatgatgatgaaggtaTGGAGAATATTGTGACTTCATATTTTTCAAAAATGTTTACTGCCACTGATCTTGATGTTGACGCAATTAATCTGACCTTAGCGGCAATTCAGCCGTGTGTTACTAGTGATATGAATCAAAAGCTATGTGCCCCGTATTCAGAAGAAGAGGTCAAGTGTGCTTTATTTCAGATGTACTCGACGAAATCTCCTGGCCCTGATGGTATGCCTCCATTGTTTTTTCAGCATTATTGGGAGGATATTGGGAAAGATGTTACTGAGGCA GTGCAGAATCCTGAGAATATGGCAGACTTACGACCTATTGCACTTTGTAATGTTATTTACAAACTTTGTTCTAAAGTAATTGCAAACAGACTGAAGGTTTTCTTACCATATATTATTTCTCCTTTTCAGAGTGCATTTGTGCCTGGGAGACTGATCACGGATAATATCCTAGTGGCTAATGAAGTAGCTCATTTTGTCCATAACAAAAGGGAAGGTCAAGTTGGGTATATTGCTTTGAAGTTAGATTTGAGCAAGGCCTATGATCGTATGGAATGGGCATTTTTGCGCAAGGTTTTGGAGAGATTTGGCTTTGCTTCTACATGGATAGATGTTGTTATGCAATGTGTTTACTCTGTGAGGTACTCTTTTCTGGATAGAGGGAAGCCTAAAGGCCTGGTTATTCCAACTAGGGGTTTGAGACAAGGGGATCCATTATCACCCTATCTGTTTCTTATTGGTGCAGAAAGCTTCTCGGCATTGTTACAACAAAAGCAACGGTTGGGGTTATTACCTGGTATTGCTATTTGCTCTGGAGCACCATCTGTCAATCATTTGTTATTTGCAGACGATAGTATGCTATATGCTCAAGCTACTCCGGAAGCTTGTTTTCAGATCAAAGATGTTATACAGACATATGGAAGGGCTTCAGGTCAGGTGGTTAACTTTCATAAAAGCTCTGTTGTGTTTAGTAAGAATGTTGCAGATTGTGAGCAAGATAGAGTGGCTAATCTGTTGGGTGTTGAAGTGGTGGAGTCCCATGAGAGATACTTAGGTCTTCCTACTTACATAGGATGCAAGAAAACAGCTACCTTCCTTTATATAAAGGAGAGGTTAGCTGAAAAACTGAAGCATTGGCAAGGCAAGATGTTGAGTGGTGCTGGTAAGGATATTTTGATCAGGGTGGTGGCTCAAGCTCTCCCTAATTATGCTATGAGTGTGTTTCAATTGACAAAGAATTTTTGTGAAGATCTTGAGCATATGTgtgctagattttggtgggggaGTACAGATGATAAACGTAAAATACATTGGAAGAAATGGGATGATTTGTGTCATGCCAAGGAAGAGGGTGGCTTGG AAGAACATGTTACTCCTTCTTATTCTTGGCGTAGCATTTTTTGTACTCGAAATTTATTGATTGAAGGTGCTCCTTGGCAAATTGGGAATGGAAATAATGTTCTCATGTTGCGGGATTCTTGGATTCCTAATACTATTACTCATAAACCACAGCTGTTGGGACCGGTGCAAGATAATTTGGCCAAGGTGA ATGCAGAAGCTATTCTAGCAATTCCTTTGAGTGCTAGAAGTCCGGATGATAGATTGACTTGGCATTTGGGGAAACAAGGTATGTTTACTGTCAAATCTGCATATCGTCATGCTTTCTCTAAAAATGCATCTACTCTTTCTCTTTCTGTTGTGAGTAATCAAAGAGTGTGGAAGAATATTTGGCATGCCAAGATCCCTAGCACGGCAAAGGTTAATGCTTGGAGGATTTGTCATAATATTCTGCCTACTCTAGACAGATTGCCATCAAAGAATGTTATTTTAGAATCTCAGAGTTGTGTTTTTTGCAATGAGGTGGAGACAATTATTCATCTTACCAGAGATTGTGCTTTCACTAGAGAAGTGTTGTCTACCAATTTGCAAATTGCTGGCAGTTGTTTTGGGGGGGATTCTGATCAGATGGATGCTCTTAATTGGTTGAATTTGTGTGTTAGGAAGTTATCAAAAATAGACTATGATCAACTCTTGCATTTTATTTggggaatttggaaagaaaggaaTGATAGGGTATGGGAAAACAAAATCACTTTAGCTCGTGATATAGCTCTCAT TCCGAGCTCTGGCAAAGCAGCAATTGGTTTCTTAGTCGGTGACTCTCAAGGGAATTTTTTGGGAGCAGTGGGGAAGGTAGTTACTCGAGTTCAGTCTGCTGAACATGTCGAGCTCTTGGCTTGTAAGGAAGCATTTGGTTATGTGATGGAACATGGTCTATGTCCAGTAATTTTGGAGACTGATTGTTTGGTTTTGAAGCAACAAGTGTGTCAGGAGGAGCTGCAAAATTATTCTATTCTTGGAAGGTTATATGAGGACCTCAGACAAGATTTGAAAGAGGTGAACCAAGTTAGAATTATTCATGCTAGAAGAGAGGCAAACATGGCTACGCACAAATTGGCAGCtcatgctgcagattttgatcaAGCTTTCTTTTGGTCTAATATTCCTTCCTTCATTCAAGATCGATGTAATAGAATCTAA